The Hyla sarda isolate aHylSar1 chromosome 2, aHylSar1.hap1, whole genome shotgun sequence genome includes the window gccatatatatatatatatatatatatatatatatatatatatatacagagtggaTGTATTTGTCATtacatgtatgtgtgtgatgtatgtgtgtgattatactgtatatggccatttatatgtatacagagTGGTTGTATTTGTCATTACATGTATGTGTGTGATTATACTGTATTTGGCCATTTATATGTACAGAGCGGTTGTATTTGTcattacatatatgtatgtgtgtgattaTACTGTATTTGGCCATTTATATGTACAGAGTGGTTGTATTTGTcattacatatatgtatgtgtgtgattaTACTGTATATGGCCATTTATATGTACAGAGTGGTTGTATTTGTcattacatatatgtatgtgtgtgattaTACTGTATATGGCCATTTATATGTACAGAGTGGATGTATTTGTCATTACATGTATGTGATTATACTGTAtatggccatatatatatatatatatagagagagagagagagagagagagagagagagagagagagagagagagagagagagagagagagagagagagagagagagagtggatGTATTAATCATTACATGTATGTGATTATACTGTAtatggccatatatatatatatatatatatatatatatatatatatatatatacagagtggaTGTATTAATCATTACATGTATGTGTGTgattatactgtatatggctatatatatatatatatacagagtggaTGTATTTGTCATTACATGTATGTGTgtgattatactgtatatgtccatTTATATGTACATTACATGCATGTGTTAAAAATATTCATGTAAATGATGTGTATGAACATTACTTTGTATATATGAATGAGGGTGAGAGGTgtttttatgtatgtgtgtgcataaAAATGTAAGtatgattatatatgtatatatataatgtgtgtgtgtgtgtgtttgtgtgtgtgtgccctaGTGTTTTGTGTTTAGGGAAATGTAATGCCATAATATACATGTAAATGTGAGTATATTAATTTAGGACTGTATTTGAGAGATTGCATGTCTGTATCTATGTGATAGAGATTTTATACTGATTACATGTATCTATTGTCATAAGTGTAGATGTGTTTTTATGTGTGGGAATTTAAGAATCTAAATCTAAACATGCACCTGTGTGTTTTATATCTACATGTATACGTAGATATGGGACACATAGATCAAAATGTGTGTTAATGATTATTTATTTAGGAGagtttgagagagagagagagagagagagagagagagagagagagagagagagagagagagagatagtaaataaataaatagattgataataaatagattaatgataggtagatagataatagataataaataaatagattgaTTATAGATGGAtagtaaataaatagatagataataaataaatagattaatgatagatagatagtaaataaatagatagataatatataaatagatagataataaatagatagatatgagatagatagataaatagatatatataatagatagataataaatagatagataggaagatagatagataatgattgatagatagataaataatgatagatagatagatagatagatagagagatgatagatagatagatagatagatagatagatagataaatagatagatagataatgaaagatagatagatagatagatagatagatgatatatagatagatagagagatagatagatatcctttggttagatagagagatagatagataatgaaagatagatagatagatagatagatagatagatggatagatagggagatagataataaatagacaaataaatagataataaatggatagatagggagatagatgaatagataataaatagataggGGGGTAGAtgaatagataataaatagatagatagggagatagatgaatagataataaatagatagatagggggatagataaatagataataaatagataatagatagattgatagatagataatacataGATCGATTggggatagatgaatagataataaatagatagatagggagatagataaatagatactaaatagataatagatagataggtagattgatagatagatagatagaatagatagatagataggtagatagatagatagatagatagatagatagataggtaggtaggtaggtagatagatagatagatagatagatagataggtagatagatagatagatagatagataggtagatagataggtaggtaggtaggtagatagatagatagatagatagataggtagataggtagatgaTTTGGGGTGCATAGTGTATGTAAATGTCCGTGTATACTTTGTATACTGTTTGTGTAGTTCTGCTTCATTATATTCTCTCTATATAGTGATGTCTCCCAGTTCTGCTGCTCCCATCTTCAGATATAGGAAGCCCGGGCTGTCATCTACCACAAGTAATCCTCCAGCCTGGACCAGGAGAGGGGCTTCCAGGGATGGGTGCTGTGTATTACCCCTCCCATCCGCTGTCTTCACAACAATTACTAAAGTTTTTAATTAGCCTCTTGTTATaattcattttattaatttttcaaaTCTCAGCCCATGAATTATTAAGGGCGGCTCAGTAATTGTATTTACAACAATCCCTTTGTAGTGCACGTGATCAGAGCGGTGGTCCTCACTAGTCACAGCTCATTCTCTACTTTCTTCTTTTAATTGTAGCCTACAGACTTGTATTGTACTGTACATATTGTATTATTATGCCTGGTCCATAGCATAGTCCTCCGCAAATGACTGAAATGACCCTAGAAAACCGCAATGTTCTAAAGTAAGTGCTCTACTTATATATGGAAATATGGGGGGACACCTCCTCACACCTATTCATAAACAGGAGCAGCAAGTGTAGATCTAATGTTCTAATCCACACTGCATTGGgaaattattataatatatatatatatatatatatatatatatatatatatatatatacatacagtggccaCCTTACATACTTACATACGTCTATTCTCTCTCAGGTTATTTAGTCATCACTAAACCTGTTGAATGAGGACAGAAATAGTCTAAATATCACAAGAGGGTAAAATCGATAGTATCATGGCAGATATTGTCCATTATTCATTCCTGATGATCTAATCTAAACTGAAGGTTCTGCTGTTAAATACATTGCACACAATACAGTGTAGTCTGAACAGTATATGAAATAGTCCCCTTCTTATCATTGCTACATTACTAGAATACTTACTTCTAGATAACTAAATGGGCAACATACAATGAAATATACAAGAAGCAGAATAGAAGTTTATAACAGTTAAGTGCacaatacaaaatgacatttaaatgtGGTATTTTATCCCTTCACAGTACAACAAAACTTTTCATACAGAACTTCCGGATGTTATTTGAGGTTTTTTTTGTAATTACTATGTATACAGTAGGCATTTAAGTGCTTGTTTGCTTGCTTTATAGAAATGACCTCTTGAAAAATTATACGTTttgatataattaattaaatgtgCTAGAATTGTTTCTGGAGAAGTTCAGAACTGAAAGGATGGAAGAATAAGTAGTGATCTACTTATACTCTTTCCCCCAGAAGTATCAAGGATTTTAAGGAATAATTTGTGTTACAATGACTGCAATTCATCAAATGACAAGGAGTTTTAGTAGTGAACTTGGTCCCTCATCTGTCAAGAACCTACTGCAAActagtgtacacacacacacacacacatatatatatacacacacacacacacacacacacacacatttatatatatacacacacatacatatatatatatatatatatatatatatatatacaggcacacatttatatatatatatatatatatatatatatacacacacacacacatttatatatatacacacgcacacatatatatatatacagacacacatttatatatatatatatatacatacacacacatatatatatatatatatatatacacacacacacacacatttatatatatacacacacatacacacacacacacacatatatatatatatatacatatatatatatatatatacagacacacatatatatacacacacatatatatatatatatatacacacacacacatatatatatatacacacacacacacatttatatatatacacacacatacatatatatatatatatatatatatatacaggcacacatttatatatatatatatatatatatatatatatatacacacacacacacacatttatatatatacacacgcacacatatatatatacagacacacatttatatatatatatatatatatatatacacacacatatatatatatatatatatatatatatacacacacacacacacatttatatatatacacacacatacacacacacacacacacacacacatatatatatatatatatatatatacagacacacatatatatacacacacatatatatatatatacacacacacatatatatatatacacacacacatttatatatatacacacacacacacacacacacatatatatatatatatatatatatatacacacacacacatttatatataaacacacatatatatatacgcacacacatatagatatacacatacacacacacacacatatatatatatatatatatatatacacacacacacatatatatacatacacacacacacatatatatatatatatatatatatatacacaaacacacatatatgtatatatttatatacacacacatatatgtacacacacacacacacacacatatatatatacacacacacatatatgtatatatatacacgcatatatatatatatatatttatatataaatatacgcacacacatatagataaacacatacacacatatagatatacacacacatacatatatatatatatatatatatatatacacacatatatatatacacacacacacacacatatatatatatatatacacacacacatatatatatacacaaacatatatatacacacacacacatatataaacacatacacacacacatatatatatatatatatatatacacacacatatatttatatgtacacatacacacatatatatacacacacatacacacacacatatatatatatatatatacacacacacacactcactcacacaaatatatatatatatatatatatatatatatatatatatatacacacatacacactatatTCCCTTTTTTTAAGAGCTCCCTCGTTGTCAGTTAGTACTAATCCATGGATTTTTGTCATGAATATTTGGCATATTCTGTAGTAAGGAGGACAAGCTTCCCTTTGATCAGCTGGAGCAGTAGGTGGCATCATACAGCTCGTAATGAAGCATGTTAGGTCAGCGTTTGATTCTGCTAAAATCGTCTTTAGAGCAAAGAATATTCTATCAACCAAAACCATTAGAAACATAATGATGTAACAGAAaatgtatggtatatatatatatatatatatatatatatatatatatatagcagttaaCATTCAACGATCCGAAGCATGGTTTCTTTCATTGTTTGCATTTATTAGAAGTATCTTGTCACCGTTGCACATCTTCATATTGCAGCTGGCGTACATAAATAAAAATCCCAAAAATAAAAgactggaagggggggggggggagataaataAGAAAGAAACATCTGTATAAACAGGTACAGAAAATGATGAGGCGCCTGGAGAAAATATTCGTGGTCACATTGTCACCATCATGTAAAATATTTACAATATTTGTTCTGCATAACACAATAACTGGACATCAATGTTGTggattctttttttgtttttacctttttttttgggTGAAGACAGCCAAAAACAGTGAAGTCACAGCACACACAAAGTCTACCAGATACTAGTCTATGTAGTGCCCATATGCATAGAAAGTTTGCTCTGCAAACAAGGAAATTAAAGAAGTTGCAAATGATCCCGACTCTTCATATAAGTCATGTATGAGCCTTGAGGGTGCTGCATGGTCTGTGGGGGTCTCTGAAGGGGTCTGCCTGAAGGAAATGTCACTGAATGGATGCTGCCACCCACTGCACAACACCCTGTACTGGTGCTAAACTAACGACGCTGCCCTAGTGCAAAACTTTTATATAGGCGGCATCAGCACAAGTACAGACCTTGTATAAAAGAACTAAACCTCTGGACAATACAAACAGAAAGGACAGATAATAAGAACAGGATCATCGCCAAAACACTCAACATTCCTACCCTACAATGATCACAGTGAGTGGGCTCAGAGTGCATCCGATTGATGACAGGGGGCATTCTAATGAAAGGGTTAATAGAAAGCAACCATTCCTGGTCTGTTCTCTGACCTGATGAGTAGGATACAGCCCTCCCTGGGACCAGCAACAAGAAGAGACAGAATGGGGACCAAAAAAGGGACGGGAAAGAGACAGAAATAGGGGGGAAATTCACATTATTTTCATCATCATAATGATCACCCTTAGGGCTGCGATATGTGATGGCTTTACACGAGTTGTCCTTTTCCAGAACAGGTAAAACAACATTTCCCCTTGAGTTTAAGCTTAAAATGGAAGAATATTTGTTTGCAGtcactcctcccctgtgctgtttTATTGTCCATTGGTCCCGACAATAAATAATCTCTGTATTTTCTTAGTGTAATCATCCGCTTCCTAGATCTGTTACCGGAGAGAATCCCTCCTCCCTCCAacagacaaataaataaataaataaataataatcaatCAGTACAATAAATGGAGTTAGTAGTTGGCAGAGAATTTCATTCGTTTCTGCTTTTGTCTCTGATTACAGAACCAGACCCGAACCACATTCTTTTTGAGGTCCAGTTTCTCGGCTATGGCCGCGATCTTCTCTGAGGAGGGTCTCGGCTGGACGGCGAAATATGCCTCCAGCGACCTCTTCTCGGGGGCGGCGATGGAAGTCCTCTTGCGTTTCTTTTCCCCCCCATTAAAGAGTTCGGGCTTGTTCATTTTTTCCCTCTGGGCCCCCTCGGCCTCCTCCAGCCAGGCTTGTAGGATGGGCTTCAGGGCGATCATGTTGTTATGGGACAGGGTGAGGGACTCGAACCTGCAGATGGTGCTCTGGCTGAGGGAGCCCACCCCGGGGATCTTCAGGTTGGCCAGGGCAGAGCCCACGTCCGCCTGGGTCACCCCCAGCTTGATCCTCCGCTGCTTAAAGCGCTCGGCAAAGGCTTCCAGCTCCCGGGGGTCGGTCTCAGAGTCACAGATGGAGGCCAGTCCTGCTGCCGCCCCCACAGCGGAGGCCACCTGTCCCTGTCCGTGATGGGCAGCGGCCACCAGTCCCTGGTGCTGCAGGGCGGTCGTCATGTTCATGGCCGCCTGGTGCGAGAGGTGGCTCAGGCCGTGCATGTGGCCGTGCGGATGGCCCGAAGTGGAGATCAATCCCCCGTTACCTCCGCCACCTCCACCGCCCCCTCCTCCACCACCCCCGACCCCATCATGTCCAGCACCGGCCATCAGGGCTAGGGACGGGGAAGTGACATGGTCCAGCAGGTCTCCGGGCTCCAGCgcctggtggtggtgatgatggtggtggtgatgatggtgaccAAGTGGCACAGACGAGTTGGAAGCGCATTGCACGCTGCTCATGGTATGGTAGGTGGCATCAGGCTTGAATGGGTGACTCTTGCCCTGGGACACTGCGATATCCACGGCGGCCAACGCTTCGGCCCGGGCCAGGAGGGTCTCATCTAGGCTGGCGAAGATGTTACTCTGCAGCTGGAGACAGAAGGGATACAGAGGGCTTAACATGGAGGGAGACAGGAGAAGCCCAAAACTTCAGAGAAGAAGGCGACATACAAGAAAGACCACCACAAGCCCTCATAGTTACTAAGGCCGTTCTCAATGGGGGTACAATCAGTGGGTGAAGCTAAAGCCTGAGCCCACCAGGGAGAATACAACTAAAAGACTTTTGTatttgtgagtgtgtgtatatatatagatagataggtagatatagatatatattagaaagtgtgtgtgtatatatatagatagatagatagatagatagatagatagatagagatatatattagaaagtgtatgtatatatagatagatagatagaaagataggtagatatagatatatattagaaagtgtgtgaatatatatatagatagatagatatagatatatattagaaaGTGTGTGTACTGATCCATGCCACAGAATCCAACGCCCCAGTAAAATAATATACATGTCACCAATAAATATTAACGCATAATAGTCACATCTATGTCATATAATTCCCCAATCCAGCAAAAAGAGACCGAACCCCTGACCAAGGGCACAGACAATCCATTGCAGGGCACTGGCGTGGCCACTTACCGGTGGAGTTGGCAAGCATGCTCTTCTTATTGCCTCGGAGCTGGAGTGCAGGGAGGTGTACTTGTGCTCAGGTAAGCTCGGGTGCATGGCAAAGTGAGGCTGCTTGCTGTTCATTGACATCATCTTGAAAGAATTGCATGGAACCCTGAAGTGCTCTTAAAGTGGAAAGAGAAAGTGGCCAGGTCCTTGAGGTGCTGCAGTCAGACCTTCAGATGATGACCACCAGCATCAGCACCACACAGTATAGTGAGTGCCTCTCCCTCCAGCCTCTGCTCTCACTTATCTGCCTGCTCTATTCTACTACTGGGATGAGCTGCTCCTTACACCTGAGCCCCACATCTCGCAGATTGTATCGCGAGACTCCAGGCTTGACACTCATCAGCTGTCTGTGGGCTTGTTGCATTTAGTGCTTAGTTGGGAgagtgggcggtgcagggggctGGAGGCTGCCCCTCAGAGTGACCTGCAGTCAGCAAGAGCCGTCCAGGTGCAGCACCTGTTAGGAACCTCCATGGGCCCTGCACTGGCAGCTGAACACCCTGCACATTTACTACATGCTGCTTCTCCTGTCCAGGAATTACTAGATCTTAAGTATGTCCTTTTGGACAGAAAATCTCAATATGCATTTCTATTTTACTGCCATAATATCAGAATCCTCGATTCACAACATtgtatagcaaaaaaaataaaataaaaaaaaataaactaaaaataaataaataaacacaactAGT containing:
- the POU4F1 gene encoding POU domain, class 4, transcription factor 1; the encoded protein is MMSMNSKQPHFAMHPSLPEHKYTSLHSSSEAIRRACLPTPPLQSNIFASLDETLLARAEALAAVDIAVSQGKSHPFKPDATYHTMSSVQCASNSSVPLGHHHHHHHHHHHQALEPGDLLDHVTSPSLALMAGAGHDGVGGGGGGGGGGGGGNGGLISTSGHPHGHMHGLSHLSHQAAMNMTTALQHQGLVAAAHHGQGQVASAVGAAAGLASICDSETDPRELEAFAERFKQRRIKLGVTQADVGSALANLKIPGVGSLSQSTICRFESLTLSHNNMIALKPILQAWLEEAEGAQREKMNKPELFNGGEKKRKRTSIAAPEKRSLEAYFAVQPRPSSEKIAAIAEKLDLKKNVVRVWFCNQRQKQKRMKFSANY